AGAACTTTATCTCCTGGCTTTACTTCTCCTTCAATTTGTTTTCCGGTTCCGTGTTCTTTTTTCTTTTTTCTCACAATTAAAAGAGGCTTCTCGGTCTCAAGTGCGAGGGCAGTGGCTATTGGAACGGCTCCAAGCTCTGGCCCTGCAATTTTCTCATATTGTAATCCAAGTTCTTTAGCCTTCTCAGCTATTAGCCTTGCTATAATTTTCAGTGCTTTGGGATTCGTTATTAGCTTCTTAATGTCTATGTAGTAGTTGCTTTCTTTTCCAGATGTCAATATGAAATGTCCAAACTTTATGCATTCCTCTTTGATTATCATTTTTATTAGCTCCCCTTTCATACCATCACCGCAATTTAGTCATCAGAAAAATTTTATAAATGCTCCATTTCAACCAAGCTTGAAACTGGGGGTAAAGACCCCCAAGATTTTGGGAGTAAAAAGGGGCATATTTGGGCTTGTACACACCTATAATATGAGGAGGGGGTTAGTATGGTTCAGAAGGCTCATAGCTTTAGAAGAAAAACTAGAAAAAAGTTAAGGAAGCATCCTAGGAGGAGGGGGCTCCCTCCACTTACGAGGTTCCTTCAGGAGTTTGAAGTGGGACAGAGGGTTCACATAGTAATTGAGCCTAGTTATCACAAGGGTATGCCAGATCCAAGGTTCCATGGCAGGACTGGCACTGTAGTTGGCAAGAGGGGAGATGCTTACATAGTTGAGGTCCCGGATGGCAACAAAGTAAAGACTCTCTTCATTCATCCAGTTCACCTTAGGCCCCAGAAGTGAAGGGCCATGATAGGGAGGAAAAAGCTTGGCCAGAGGTATATTACAATAGCTGAGGCCAAGGAAATACTCCTAAAAAGGCACGAAGAGGGGTTAAAAGCTGGAATAGAGGAGCCCCTATACTATGAGGCAAGACTTGCTCTCGAACATGCAGAAAAGTTTGCCAAGTTACCGGCTGAGAAAGCCAGGGAAGCTGTTAAAGAGCTCATGAAAGAGTTCGAATGGATGAGTGACTGGCTTGCGGCCAAGATAGTGGACATAATGCCCGAGGACACATTTGACCTAAGAGTCATCTTTGCCAAGGAGGAACATCAACCAACCCAAGATGACATGAAGAAGATCCTTGAGATACTTGACAAGTACAGAAGATAATTCCTACGGGTTCTTTCTCTATTCCCTTCTTTATTCTTCCCGTGAATGAAAAGCGTTTTATACTTCCTTAGTTTCTAGTTATGAATGGGTGAGATTGATGGAAATTATGACAATTAGCCTTAAAGTTCCGTTCGACAAAAAAGGTCTCCTCCTAAAGAAGCTTGCGGATGTAATTGAAGGGAAGATTAGGAAAGCAAAATTGCTTCCCCCAGACAAGTTTGGATATAATGAGATAATAATAAACCTTGAAACAAAGAACCCAAGAAAAGTTATAGTGGAAATCTCAAAAGTAGGGAAGGTGGAGTTCTTAAGTCATTAACAAGTTCTCGATGATCTTTACTGCTTCAGCGATTTTCTTTTCTGGTTTCTCGTCACTTCCTGGTAACTCTAGGTTTATCACTACCCTTTCTTCGTTTCCTTCCTCTTCTATCTCGTAGATCTCTGGCTCCTCTATGTCAACACTCTCAAAGAAGGCCTCTAATTCGGGGGTAAGTATCTTTCTGTTACTGCCATAAACCTCAACCCTAACGAGGCTGTCACGGGATGATACTATGACGGCAACCTCGTAATCCCCAATTTTTTTCGTGAACTTTACAGCTTCTCCATATCCAATTGTCTCTTCATTGAAGCCCATCTCACTGAGAGCTCTCCTAATCCTCTCCATTTTACTCTTCATTCTCCTTAAAATCCTCTCCCTAAGCTTAGTGCTCTCCTCAACGGCTCTCTTAATAGCCTCACCAACTTCCTCTATGTCTCCCTCCCAAATACCCACAAGTTTAATTCCAGAACTTGTAGCTCTTATTTCAAGCTCAATCTCGCTAGTATTAAATTCAGAAAGATCATCTATCCTAAGCTCACCAAGGCGTAATATCTCAAATTCAAGCTTAACGGTTCTGCCAAAAGTGCTTCCCCTGAATTTCATGAAGGGCATCACCTAGTGAAGGAGAGGGGAGATTATTTAAAAACGTTGCTAATGAATGAAGTTCGGTGGTGTTCGTGAAAATAGGGAGAGTGGAAAGATACATTCATGAAAAGCTTGAAGAGAATAAATTGCACTTTGTTTTAATAGACCCCGACGATACTTCTCCTGATGAAGCCTCAAAAATTGCGGAACTTTGTGAGAATGTTGGAGTTGACGCAATAATGGTCGGGGGATCAACTGGAGCTGAAGGAAACGTTCTGGATAATGTAGTTAAGGCAATAAAGGAGAGCTCTTCCCTTCCAGTTATTCTGTTCCCAGGGTCACATGGAGGAATTAGCAAATATGCAGACGCAATATTCTTCATGAGCCTCCTCAACTCAAGGAACCCATTCTTCATTACAGGTGCTCAAGCCCTTGGAGCGTTCACAGTAAAGAAATTTGGATTAGAACCAATTCCAATGGCATATATAATAGTTGAACCTGGGGAAACAGCCGGATGGGTTGGGGATGCGAAACCTATCCCAAGGCACAAGCCAAAGATAGCTGCAGCATATGCACTGGCTGGTCAGTATCTAGGAATGAGATTAGTTTACCTTGAAGCGGGGAGTGGGGCTCCTAACCCCGTCCCTCCAGAGATGGTTAGGGTGGTAAAGTCAGCTATCGATGTTCCCCTAATCGTCGGGGGAGGGATAAGAAACGGGAATCAGGCAAGAGAACTTGTAAAGGCAGGGGCAGACATTATAGTTACCGGAACTGCTATTGAAAGTGCTAAGTCCCTTGAAGAGGTCCAAGTTAGGCTAAAGCACCTTAGAGAGGGGATTAAAGTTTGAAAGGTTCCTACATCCTATTATT
This genomic interval from Pyrococcus kukulkanii contains the following:
- the pyrE gene encoding orotate phosphoribosyltransferase, which produces MKGELIKMIIKEECIKFGHFILTSGKESNYYIDIKKLITNPKALKIIARLIAEKAKELGLQYEKIAGPELGAVPIATALALETEKPLLIVRKKKKEHGTGKQIEGEVKPGDKVLLVEDVTTTGGSVLRAAKVLKENGAEVVGIFVVVDREEGAMENISKEGYKLYPLVVVSELFKAAGVSRD
- a CDS encoding 50S ribosomal protein L21e encodes the protein MVQKAHSFRRKTRKKLRKHPRRRGLPPLTRFLQEFEVGQRVHIVIEPSYHKGMPDPRFHGRTGTVVGKRGDAYIVEVPDGNKVKTLFIHPVHLRPQK
- a CDS encoding RNA polymerase Rpb4 family protein; translation: MIGRKKLGQRYITIAEAKEILLKRHEEGLKAGIEEPLYYEARLALEHAEKFAKLPAEKAREAVKELMKEFEWMSDWLAAKIVDIMPEDTFDLRVIFAKEEHQPTQDDMKKILEILDKYRR
- a CDS encoding geranylgeranylglyceryl/heptaprenylglyceryl phosphate synthase is translated as MKIGRVERYIHEKLEENKLHFVLIDPDDTSPDEASKIAELCENVGVDAIMVGGSTGAEGNVLDNVVKAIKESSSLPVILFPGSHGGISKYADAIFFMSLLNSRNPFFITGAQALGAFTVKKFGLEPIPMAYIIVEPGETAGWVGDAKPIPRHKPKIAAAYALAGQYLGMRLVYLEAGSGAPNPVPPEMVRVVKSAIDVPLIVGGGIRNGNQARELVKAGADIIVTGTAIESAKSLEEVQVRLKHLREGIKV